From the genome of Novosphingobium sp. TH158, one region includes:
- the rpsC gene encoding 30S ribosomal protein S3 translates to MGHKSNPIGLRLQINRTWDSRWYAEGKNYGKLLEEDLKMRKFIVETLPQAAISKVVIERPAKTCRVSIYAARPGVIIGKKGADIEKLRSQLAKMTDGDVKLNIVEIRKPEIDAKLVAQGIADQLIRRVAFRRAMKRAVQSALRLGAEGIKITCGGRLGGAEIARVEWYREGRVPLHTLRANIDYAEAEALTAYGIIGIKTWIFKGEILGHDPMAQDRLMMEAQTSGVRPAREDRRN, encoded by the coding sequence ATGGGTCATAAGAGCAACCCGATCGGCCTGCGCCTCCAGATCAACCGGACCTGGGACAGCCGCTGGTACGCCGAGGGCAAGAACTACGGCAAGCTGCTTGAGGAAGACCTCAAGATGCGCAAGTTCATCGTCGAGACCCTGCCGCAGGCAGCGATCTCGAAGGTGGTGATCGAGCGTCCGGCCAAGACCTGCCGCGTGTCGATCTATGCCGCCCGTCCGGGCGTCATCATCGGCAAGAAGGGTGCGGACATCGAAAAGCTGCGCTCGCAGCTTGCCAAGATGACCGACGGCGACGTCAAGCTGAACATCGTCGAGATCCGCAAGCCGGAAATCGATGCCAAGCTCGTCGCCCAGGGCATTGCCGACCAGCTGATCCGCCGCGTGGCTTTCCGCCGTGCGATGAAGCGCGCCGTGCAGTCCGCTCTCCGTCTTGGCGCCGAAGGCATCAAGATCACGTGCGGTGGACGTCTCGGCGGTGCGGAAATCGCCCGCGTCGAATGGTACCGTGAAGGCCGCGTGCCGCTGCACACGCTTCGCGCCAACATCGACTATGCCGAAGCCGAAGCGCTGACCGCCTATGGCATCATCGGCATCAAGACCTGGATCTTCAAGGGTGAAATCCTTGGCCACGATCCCATGGCGCAGGACCGCCTGATGATGGAAGCCCAGACCTCTGGCGTCCGTCCGGCGCGTGAAGACCGCAGGAACTAA
- the rplP gene encoding 50S ribosomal protein L16, whose product MLQPKKMKFRKAFKGRIHGNAKGGTELNFGSYGLKALEPERITARQIEAARRAITRHIKRQGRLWIRVFPDVPVSKKPAEVRQGKGKGSIEYWAARVKPGRILFELDGVAGPLAAEAFSRAAMKLPIKTKVVARLGDTTHLGAE is encoded by the coding sequence ATGCTGCAACCGAAGAAAATGAAGTTCCGCAAGGCGTTCAAGGGCCGTATTCACGGCAACGCCAAGGGCGGCACCGAGCTGAACTTCGGCTCCTACGGCCTCAAGGCCCTCGAGCCGGAGCGTATCACCGCTCGCCAGATCGAAGCGGCTCGCCGCGCGATCACGCGCCACATCAAGCGTCAGGGACGCCTGTGGATCCGCGTGTTCCCGGACGTTCCGGTTTCGAAGAAGCCTGCCGAAGTCCGTCAGGGCAAGGGCAAGGGCTCGATCGAATACTGGGCCGCCCGCGTGAAACCGGGTCGCATCCTGTTCGAGCTCGACGGCGTTGCCGGCCCGCTGGCCGCCGAAGCCTTCAGCCGCGCTGCGATGAAGCTGCCGATCAAGACCAAGGTCGTTGCCCGTCTGGGTGACACCACGCACCTGGGAGCCGAATGA
- the rpmC gene encoding 50S ribosomal protein L29 yields MMAAKNKTNRVEDLRTKTDDQLGEQLHDLKREAFNLRFQAATNQLERPARIKEVRRDIARIKTLQGERARVAK; encoded by the coding sequence ATGATGGCCGCCAAGAACAAGACCAATCGCGTCGAGGACCTGCGGACCAAGACCGACGACCAGCTGGGCGAACAGCTGCATGACCTGAAGCGCGAGGCCTTCAACCTGCGCTTCCAGGCTGCAACGAACCAGCTCGAGCGTCCGGCGCGCATCAAGGAAGTGCGTCGCGACATCGCCCGCATCAAGACGCTGCAGGGCGAACGCGCCCGCGTGGCCAAGTAA
- the rpsQ gene encoding 30S ribosomal protein S17, giving the protein MPKRILIGTVVSDKTDKTVVVKVERKEKHPLYGKIIRRSKKYHAHDEDNAFKAGEVVRIEETAPISKLKTWKVIERVTAGKTAAVEADV; this is encoded by the coding sequence ATGCCCAAGCGTATTCTGATCGGCACCGTCGTCTCCGACAAGACCGACAAGACCGTCGTGGTCAAGGTTGAGCGCAAGGAAAAGCACCCGCTTTACGGGAAGATCATCCGCCGCTCGAAGAAGTACCACGCGCACGATGAAGACAACGCCTTCAAGGCCGGCGAAGTCGTCCGCATCGAGGAAACCGCTCCCATCTCCAAGTTGAAGACCTGGAAGGTGATCGAGCGCGTGACCGCGGGCAAGACCGCTGCCGTCGAAGCCGACGTCTAA
- the rplN gene encoding 50S ribosomal protein L14: MIQMQSNLDVADNSGAKRVQCIKVLGGSKRRTAGVGDIIVVSVKEAQPRTKVKKGDVHRAVIVRTRKDVRRPDGSVIRFDSNAAVLVGKNEEPIGTRIFGPVVRELRAKGFMKIISLAPEVL; encoded by the coding sequence ATGATCCAGATGCAATCCAACCTCGACGTCGCGGACAACAGCGGCGCGAAGCGCGTCCAGTGCATCAAGGTGCTGGGTGGCTCTAAGCGTCGTACCGCAGGCGTCGGCGACATCATCGTGGTGTCGGTGAAGGAAGCGCAGCCGCGCACCAAGGTGAAGAAGGGCGACGTACACCGTGCCGTGATCGTCCGCACCCGCAAGGACGTCCGTCGTCCCGACGGTTCGGTGATCCGCTTCGACAGCAACGCCGCCGTGCTCGTCGGCAAGAACGAAGAGCCGATCGGCACCCGTATCTTCGGCCCCGTGGTCCGCGAACTGCGCGCCAAGGGCTTCATGAAGATCATTTCGCTCGCTCCGGAGGTGCTGTAA
- the rplX gene encoding 50S ribosomal protein L24, translated as MAGAKIKKGDQVVVRSGKSKGHVGTVLQVLPKDGKVVVSGANVITRHRKPTQLNPQGGIERREAPMAISKVGIAVDGKASRVRFETKDGKKVRVAVKSGEKIDG; from the coding sequence ATGGCTGGCGCGAAGATCAAGAAGGGTGACCAGGTTGTCGTCCGCTCGGGCAAGAGCAAGGGCCATGTCGGCACCGTGCTCCAGGTCCTGCCGAAGGACGGCAAGGTCGTCGTTTCGGGTGCGAACGTGATCACCCGTCACCGCAAGCCGACGCAGCTCAACCCGCAGGGCGGTATCGAGCGCCGCGAAGCGCCGATGGCGATCAGCAAGGTCGGTATCGCCGTGGACGGCAAGGCCAGCCGCGTCCGTTTCGAAACCAAGGACGGCAAGAAGGTCCGCGTGGCCGTCAAGTCCGGGGAGAAGATCGATGGCTGA
- the rplE gene encoding 50S ribosomal protein L5 — translation MADKYVPRLRTKYDEQIAKAMTEKFGYKNALEVPKIEKITLNMGVGEGTQDRKKVTTAVEEMEKIAGQKAVVTRAKKSIAQFKLREGMAIGCKVTLRRERMYEFLDRLITVAMPRIRDFRGLNPKSFDGRGNYAMGLKEQIIFPEISYDQIDKVRGMDIIVTTTAKTDDEARELLRLFGFPFPQDAAEQQQAA, via the coding sequence ATGGCTGACAAGTACGTCCCGCGTCTGCGCACGAAGTATGATGAGCAGATCGCCAAGGCCATGACCGAGAAGTTCGGCTACAAGAACGCTCTTGAAGTGCCGAAGATCGAAAAGATCACGCTCAACATGGGCGTTGGCGAAGGCACCCAGGACCGCAAGAAGGTTACGACTGCGGTTGAGGAAATGGAAAAGATCGCCGGCCAGAAGGCTGTCGTCACCCGTGCCAAGAAGTCGATCGCGCAGTTCAAGCTGCGTGAAGGCATGGCGATCGGCTGCAAGGTTACCCTGCGCCGTGAACGCATGTACGAATTCCTCGATCGCCTGATCACCGTTGCGATGCCCCGCATCCGCGACTTCCGTGGCCTCAACCCGAAGTCGTTCGACGGCCGTGGCAACTATGCCATGGGCCTGAAGGAGCAGATCATCTTCCCGGAGATCAGCTACGATCAGATCGACAAGGTGCGTGGCATGGACATCATCGTCACCACCACTGCCAAGACCGACGACGAAGCGCGCGAGCTGCTTCGCCTGTTCGGCTTCCCGTTCCCCCAGGATGCTGCTGAACAGCAGCAGGCTGCCTGA
- the rpsN gene encoding 30S ribosomal protein S14: MAKLSSVNKNERRKKLVAKFAAKYAALKAKADDESLDETERLIARLKMAELPRNANPTRVRNRCVTTGRPRGYYRKFGLCRVELRDLANKGMIPGVTKSSW; encoded by the coding sequence ATGGCGAAACTGAGTTCCGTAAACAAGAACGAGCGTCGCAAGAAGCTCGTTGCCAAGTTCGCGGCCAAGTATGCCGCGCTCAAGGCCAAGGCTGACGACGAGTCGCTGGATGAGACCGAACGTCTCATCGCGCGCCTCAAGATGGCCGAGCTTCCGCGCAATGCGAACCCAACCCGCGTTCGCAACCGTTGCGTCACCACCGGCCGCCCGCGCGGCTACTATCGCAAGTTCGGCCTTTGCCGCGTTGAGCTTCGTGATCTTGCCAACAAGGGCATGATCCCGGGCGTGACGAAGTCGAGCTGGTAA
- the rpsH gene encoding 30S ribosomal protein S8 has product MALTDPLGDLLTRIRNGQRAKKDSVLSPASKLRARVLEVLQREGYIRGYTEDATGAHPQLRIELKYFEGEPAIKHVARVSKPGRRVYSGSKELPVVRNGLGITIVSTPRGVLSDAEARAQNVGGEVLAEVF; this is encoded by the coding sequence ATGGCATTGACCGATCCCCTGGGTGACCTGCTCACCCGCATCCGCAACGGCCAGCGTGCGAAGAAGGACTCCGTCCTTTCGCCGGCTTCGAAGCTGCGCGCCCGCGTGCTCGAAGTTCTGCAGCGCGAAGGCTACATCCGTGGCTATACGGAGGACGCCACCGGCGCCCACCCGCAGCTGCGCATCGAGCTGAAGTACTTCGAAGGCGAACCCGCCATCAAGCACGTTGCTCGTGTCTCCAAGCCCGGCCGCCGCGTCTACTCGGGTTCGAAGGAACTCCCGGTTGTGCGCAATGGCCTTGGCATCACCATCGTCTCGACGCCCCGCGGCGTGCTTTCGGATGCCGAAGCACGCGCCCAGAACGTCGGCGGCGAAGTGCTGGCGGAGGTGTTCTGA
- the rplF gene encoding 50S ribosomal protein L6, with translation MSRIGKRPVAIPSGVTADIADGVLSVKGPKGTLTLTLHDEISYKIEDGSISVQPANDSKSARAFWGMQRTLVDNLVTGVTQGYTKVLEITGVGYRATAQGKNLKLQLGYSHDVDFAVPEGIEIKTPDNTTVEISGIDKQKVGQVAAEIRRWRKPEPYKGKGIKYRGEYIFRKEGKKK, from the coding sequence ATGAGCCGCATTGGCAAACGTCCGGTTGCTATCCCGAGCGGCGTCACCGCCGACATCGCGGATGGCGTCCTTTCCGTGAAGGGGCCCAAGGGCACCCTGACCCTGACCCTGCACGACGAGATCTCGTACAAGATCGAAGACGGCAGCATCTCGGTCCAGCCGGCGAACGACAGCAAGTCGGCTCGTGCCTTCTGGGGCATGCAGCGCACGCTGGTTGACAATCTCGTTACCGGTGTGACCCAGGGTTACACCAAGGTCCTCGAGATCACCGGTGTCGGCTATCGTGCAACGGCTCAGGGCAAGAACCTGAAGCTGCAGCTCGGCTACAGCCACGACGTCGATTTCGCCGTGCCGGAAGGCATCGAGATCAAGACGCCTGACAACACCACGGTCGAGATCTCCGGTATCGACAAGCAGAAGGTCGGCCAGGTTGCGGCCGAGATCCGTCGCTGGCGCAAGCCCGAACCCTACAAGGGCAAGGGTATCAAGTACCGCGGCGAGTACATCTTCCGCAAGGAAGGGAAGAAGAAGTAA
- the rplR gene encoding 50S ribosomal protein L18 codes for MAKLSLFERRRRRVRTALKARAGGRPRLSVHRSGRHIYAQIIDDAAGKTLASASTLTKGSKGPGANVEAAAKVGADLAAAAKKAGVTTVVFDRGGFLFHGRVKALADAAREGGLEF; via the coding sequence ATGGCCAAGCTGTCCCTCTTCGAGCGCCGTCGTCGGCGCGTTCGCACCGCCCTCAAGGCTCGTGCCGGTGGCCGTCCGCGGCTTTCGGTGCACCGCTCGGGCCGTCACATCTACGCCCAGATCATCGACGATGCCGCTGGCAAGACCCTGGCTTCGGCCAGCACCCTTACCAAGGGTTCGAAGGGTCCCGGCGCCAATGTCGAGGCTGCTGCCAAGGTCGGTGCCGATCTTGCTGCCGCTGCCAAGAAGGCCGGCGTCACCACCGTCGTGTTCGATCGCGGCGGCTTCCTTTTCCATGGCCGCGTCAAGGCGCTGGCCGATGCCGCGCGTGAAGGCGGGCTGGAGTTCTGA
- the rpsE gene encoding 30S ribosomal protein S5 encodes MADETNNEAEVAVEAATAPEGGEREGGRGRGRGRGGNDRGGDRGGRGRGRDDRRGRGGDEDGGEELIEKLVHINRVSKTVKGGKRFGFAALVVVGDGKGRVGFGHGKAREVPEAITKATASAKKKMVRVPLKEGRTLHHDGKGRFGAGKVNVRSAPAGTGIIAGGPMRAVFESLGVSDVVTKSVGTSNPYNMIRATFDALVNQTSPKSVAQRRGKKVADLLGRGGASAAEAEAEAAAITE; translated from the coding sequence ATGGCTGACGAAACCAACAATGAAGCCGAAGTCGCTGTCGAAGCGGCAACCGCACCCGAAGGCGGCGAGCGCGAAGGCGGCCGTGGCCGTGGTCGCGGTCGTGGCGGAAACGATCGTGGCGGTGACCGCGGCGGTCGTGGTCGCGGTCGTGACGATCGTCGCGGACGCGGCGGTGACGAGGACGGCGGCGAAGAGCTGATCGAGAAGCTCGTCCACATCAACCGCGTGTCGAAGACCGTGAAGGGCGGCAAGCGCTTCGGTTTCGCCGCGCTGGTCGTGGTGGGCGACGGCAAGGGCCGTGTCGGCTTCGGTCATGGCAAGGCGCGCGAAGTGCCGGAAGCCATCACCAAGGCTACCGCTTCTGCCAAGAAGAAGATGGTCCGCGTTCCGCTCAAGGAAGGCCGCACCCTGCACCACGATGGCAAGGGCCGTTTCGGCGCCGGCAAGGTCAACGTCCGTTCGGCTCCGGCCGGTACCGGCATCATCGCCGGCGGTCCGATGCGCGCCGTTTTCGAAAGCCTGGGCGTTTCGGACGTGGTGACCAAGTCGGTCGGTACCTCGAACCCCTACAACATGATCCGCGCCACTTTCGACGCGCTCGTCAACCAGACTTCGCCGAAGTCGGTTGCCCAGCGTCGCGGCAAGAAGGTTGCTGACCTTCTGGGTCGCGGTGGCGCCAGCGCAGCCGAGGCGGAAGCCGAAGCCGCTGCGATCACGGAGTAA
- the rpmD gene encoding 50S ribosomal protein L30, protein MAKIKIKQIGSPIRRPESQKKILVGLGLGKMHRVVEVEDTPEVRGAIAKLPHMVAVVD, encoded by the coding sequence ATGGCGAAGATCAAGATCAAGCAGATCGGTTCGCCGATCCGTCGCCCGGAAAGCCAGAAGAAGATCCTGGTTGGCCTGGGCCTTGGCAAGATGCACCGCGTCGTGGAAGTGGAAGACACTCCCGAAGTGCGCGGCGCCATCGCCAAGCTGCCGCACATGGTGGCCGTGGTCGACTGA
- a CDS encoding O-methyltransferase, which produces MKEPGALLAELFAGKATYADGRSVGDTHSVISPAFAQALGGFVAREKPKLVVEVGMALGASSLAILSALDADARLISIDPFQSTDYKGVGKSLVEQSNRASQHVLIEKPDYVALPELLAQNIQPDLVYIDGMHTFDYVALDAFYADKLVRPGGVVAFNDCGFRSIHKFLKYFQKHRHYEEIDVGLRPDYRGANPLVTLVRTITRRSNQDRYFRKVDSWEPEHNYFRNF; this is translated from the coding sequence ATGAAAGAGCCGGGTGCGCTATTGGCCGAACTTTTCGCTGGCAAGGCCACATATGCCGACGGGCGGTCTGTAGGCGATACGCATTCGGTTATCAGCCCGGCCTTTGCCCAAGCGCTCGGCGGGTTCGTAGCCCGGGAAAAGCCGAAGCTCGTCGTCGAGGTTGGCATGGCGCTGGGTGCATCGTCACTTGCCATCCTCTCCGCGCTGGATGCTGATGCCAGGCTCATCTCCATCGATCCCTTCCAGAGCACCGATTACAAAGGCGTGGGCAAGAGCCTGGTCGAGCAGTCAAACCGCGCCAGCCAGCATGTGCTGATTGAAAAGCCTGATTACGTGGCCCTGCCCGAGTTGCTGGCGCAAAACATCCAACCTGACCTCGTCTACATCGACGGCATGCATACCTTCGACTACGTCGCACTTGACGCATTCTATGCCGACAAGCTTGTTCGTCCCGGCGGCGTGGTCGCATTCAATGATTGCGGCTTCAGATCAATTCACAAATTCCTGAAATATTTCCAGAAGCATCGGCATTACGAAGAGATCGACGTTGGCCTTCGGCCTGACTACCGCGGTGCCAATCCGCTTGTCACCCTCGTGCGGACCATCACCCGGCGCTCAAACCAGGATCGCTACTTCCGCAAGGTGGACAGCTGGGAACCCGAGCACAACTACTTCCGGAATTTCTGA
- the rplO gene encoding 50S ribosomal protein L15: MKLNDIRDNAGARKGRMRVGRGIGSGKGKTAGRGQKGAKARSGVSIAGFEGGQMPLHMRLPKRGFNNKKFAKDYAEVNLGLIQKAIDAGKLDIKATIDHAALKAAGLARGGKDGVRLLGKGEFSAKASFVVAGVSAGAKAAVEKAGGSVEVPAAKAAAE, translated from the coding sequence ATGAAACTGAATGACATCCGTGACAATGCAGGTGCCCGCAAGGGGCGCATGCGCGTGGGCCGTGGTATCGGTTCGGGCAAGGGCAAGACCGCAGGTCGCGGCCAGAAGGGTGCCAAGGCACGTTCGGGCGTCTCGATCGCTGGCTTCGAAGGCGGCCAGATGCCGCTTCACATGCGCCTGCCGAAGCGCGGCTTCAACAACAAGAAGTTCGCCAAGGACTATGCGGAAGTGAACCTGGGCCTGATCCAGAAGGCGATCGACGCCGGCAAGCTGGACATCAAGGCGACCATCGATCACGCCGCGCTCAAGGCAGCCGGTCTTGCCCGTGGCGGCAAGGATGGCGTGCGTCTGCTGGGCAAGGGCGAATTCTCCGCCAAGGCCAGCTTCGTGGTTGCCGGCGTTTCGGCCGGTGCCAAGGCTGCCGTCGAAAAGGCTGGCGGTTCGGTTGAAGTTCCCGCGGCAAAGGCTGCTGCGGAATAA
- the secY gene encoding preprotein translocase subunit SecY yields MASRADNVASTLSLANFSKATELKNRIWFTLGALIVFRFLSFVPLPGIDPVRLQDFMNRNSGGILDFFNMFSGGALERYSLISLGVMPYITASIVVQLAASLHPSLAALKKEGESGRRKLNQYSRYGAVALALVQGYAALKNADVQGLAVDPGPLFYIAGLISLVGGTMFLLWLGEQITSRGIGNGTSLIIMAGIVAGMPTFVVNLFEGGRTGSISGTTIALLVIILIAMVLFICFMERATRRLLIQYPKRATQRGMMQADRSHLPLKLNTSGVIPPIFASSLLLLPLTITQFAGNSIATDSTLGSILVTVNNYLGHGKPAYMALYAAGIIFFSFFYTAVVFNPEETADNLKRNGGFIPGIRPGKNTATYLDYVLTRITVIGAAYLTIVCLFPEWIIAQTGVTAAFFGGTSLLIVVNVTVDTITQIQSHLLAHQYGDLIKKAKLKGRIR; encoded by the coding sequence ATGGCATCACGCGCCGACAATGTTGCGAGCACTCTGAGCCTCGCCAATTTTTCCAAGGCCACCGAGCTGAAGAACCGCATCTGGTTCACGCTGGGCGCGCTGATCGTTTTCCGCTTCCTGAGCTTCGTGCCGCTGCCGGGTATCGATCCCGTGCGGCTGCAGGATTTCATGAACCGGAATTCGGGCGGGATACTCGACTTCTTCAACATGTTTTCGGGTGGCGCGCTTGAGCGCTACTCGCTGATCTCGCTTGGCGTCATGCCCTACATCACGGCGTCGATCGTGGTGCAGCTGGCCGCCTCGCTGCATCCCTCGCTCGCGGCCCTGAAGAAGGAAGGCGAAAGCGGACGGCGCAAGCTCAACCAGTACAGCCGTTATGGCGCTGTCGCCCTCGCTCTCGTCCAGGGCTACGCTGCCCTGAAGAACGCCGACGTGCAGGGCCTGGCGGTCGATCCCGGCCCGTTGTTCTACATTGCCGGCCTGATCTCGCTGGTGGGCGGCACCATGTTCCTGCTGTGGCTGGGTGAACAGATCACCTCGCGCGGGATCGGCAATGGGACCTCGCTGATCATCATGGCGGGCATCGTCGCCGGCATGCCCACCTTTGTCGTCAACCTGTTCGAAGGTGGCCGCACCGGCTCGATCAGCGGCACGACGATCGCCCTGTTGGTCATCATCCTGATCGCCATGGTGCTGTTCATCTGCTTCATGGAGCGCGCCACGCGCCGCCTGCTGATCCAGTATCCCAAGCGGGCCACCCAGCGCGGCATGATGCAGGCCGATCGCAGCCACCTGCCGCTGAAGCTCAACACCTCGGGCGTGATCCCGCCGATCTTCGCCAGCTCGCTGCTGCTGCTGCCGCTGACCATCACCCAGTTTGCCGGCAACTCGATCGCCACCGATTCCACGCTCGGTTCGATCCTGGTCACGGTGAACAACTACCTTGGCCACGGCAAGCCGGCCTACATGGCGCTCTATGCCGCGGGCATCATCTTCTTCAGCTTCTTCTACACCGCGGTGGTGTTCAACCCCGAGGAGACGGCCGACAACCTGAAGCGCAATGGCGGCTTCATCCCCGGCATCCGTCCCGGCAAGAACACCGCGACCTACCTCGATTACGTGCTGACTCGCATCACGGTGATCGGCGCGGCCTATCTCACCATCGTCTGCCTGTTCCCCGAATGGATCATCGCGCAGACCGGCGTTACCGCCGCGTTCTTCGGCGGCACCTCGCTGCTGATCGTGGTCAACGTCACGGTGGACACCATCACCCAGATCCAGTCCCACCTGCTGGCGCACCAGTACGGGGACCTGATCAAGAAGGCGAAACTCAAGGGCCGCATCCGCTGA
- a CDS encoding adenylate kinase: MNIILLGPPGAGKGTQAQRLVERHGMRQLSTGDMLRAAVKAGTPVGLQAKAVMERGELVSDEIVSALIGEELDSMGAEAGAIFDGYPRTAAQAESLDGILAARGRTLDHVIELNVDEDALVERITGRFTCANCGKGYHDTFEQPKIPGTCDKCGSTEFKRRPDDNEETVRTRMAEYRAKTAPILPIYEARGIVSRVNGMAELDHVTAAIEKALAS; the protein is encoded by the coding sequence GTGAACATCATCCTGCTTGGCCCGCCGGGAGCGGGCAAGGGCACCCAGGCCCAGCGCCTTGTCGAGCGGCACGGCATGCGCCAGCTCTCGACCGGCGACATGCTGCGTGCAGCGGTCAAGGCGGGAACGCCGGTCGGCCTGCAGGCCAAGGCAGTGATGGAGCGCGGCGAACTGGTATCGGACGAGATCGTTTCGGCCCTGATCGGCGAAGAGCTTGACTCGATGGGTGCCGAAGCCGGCGCCATCTTCGATGGATACCCGCGCACTGCGGCCCAGGCGGAATCGCTCGACGGCATCCTTGCTGCACGCGGTCGCACGCTCGATCACGTCATCGAGCTTAACGTTGACGAGGACGCGCTGGTCGAACGCATCACCGGCCGTTTCACCTGCGCCAATTGCGGCAAGGGCTATCACGACACGTTCGAGCAGCCGAAGATCCCGGGCACCTGCGACAAGTGCGGGTCTACCGAGTTCAAGCGCCGGCCCGACGACAACGAGGAAACGGTGCGCACCCGCATGGCCGAGTATCGCGCCAAGACCGCACCGATCCTGCCGATCTATGAAGCGCGTGGCATCGTCTCGCGCGTGAACGGCATGGCCGAACTCGATCACGTGACCGCCGCGATCGAAAAGGCTCTCGCTTCCTGA
- the rpsM gene encoding 30S ribosomal protein S13 gives MARIAGVNIPTNKRVIIALTYIHGIGPFKAKQIVDKLGIDYARRVSDLSDQEVLHIRETIDAEHTVEGDLRRETAMNIKRLMDLACYRGLRHRKGLPVRGQRTHTNARTRKGKAKPIAGKKK, from the coding sequence GTGGCTCGTATTGCCGGGGTAAACATCCCCACCAACAAGCGTGTTATCATCGCGCTCACCTACATTCATGGTATCGGCCCCTTCAAGGCCAAGCAGATCGTCGACAAGCTGGGCATCGACTATGCCCGTCGCGTTTCGGACCTGAGCGATCAGGAAGTCCTGCACATCCGTGAAACCATCGATGCCGAACACACGGTCGAGGGTGACCTCCGCCGCGAGACGGCGATGAACATCAAGCGGCTCATGGACCTGGCGTGCTATCGCGGCCTGCGTCACCGCAAGGGCCTTCCGGTCCGCGGTCAGCGCACCCACACGAACGCCCGCACCCGCAAGGGCAAGGCCAAGCCGATCGCCGGCAAGAAGAAGTAA
- the rpsK gene encoding 30S ribosomal protein S11 codes for MAREPQRIKRRERKNITSGIAHVNASFNNTMVTITDAQGNAISWSSAGMMGFKGSRKSTPYAAQVAADDAGKKAAEHGVRTLEVEVKGPGSGRESALRALQAVGFTITSIRDVTPIPHNGVRPSKRRRV; via the coding sequence ATGGCACGCGAACCCCAGCGCATTAAGCGCCGCGAGCGCAAGAACATCACCAGCGGCATCGCCCATGTGAATGCCAGCTTCAACAACACCATGGTCACCATCACCGATGCCCAGGGCAACGCCATTTCGTGGTCGTCTGCCGGCATGATGGGCTTCAAGGGCAGCCGCAAGTCGACCCCCTATGCCGCACAGGTTGCGGCCGACGATGCCGGCAAGAAGGCCGCCGAACACGGCGTCCGCACCCTCGAAGTCGAAGTCAAGGGCCCCGGTTCGGGCCGCGAAAGCGCGCTGCGTGCGCTGCAGGCGGTTGGTTTCACGATCACTTCGATCCGTGACGTCACGCCGATCCCGCACAACGGCGTCCGCCCGTCGAAGCGCCGCCGCGTCTGA